A genomic segment from Streptosporangium roseum DSM 43021 encodes:
- a CDS encoding glycerol-3-phosphate dehydrogenase/oxidase produces the protein MSENEYDVLVIGGGVVGAGAALDAVSRGLTVALIEARDWAAGSSSRSSKLIHGGLRYLEQLDFRLVREALKERHLLLTRLAPHLVRAVPFLFPLRHRIWERFYIGAGMTLYDLLGGLRPVVPRHRHLSRRRALKEAPALRPDALIGALQYFDAQTDDARMTLTIARTAARYGAAVVNRARATGLLREGGRVAGARVLDLETGREITVRARQVISATGVWTDETLEMAGAGETRTMKPSKGVHIVVPRDRIALRTAMILRTEKSVLFVIPWGHYWIIGTTDTQWSLDKGRPVASRADIDYLLDHVNAVLRRPLTHDDIEGVYAGLRPLLAGSAANTAKLSREHLVANPVPGLVIVTGGKYTTYRVMAEDAVDMAVRELGADVAGSVTHRVPLLGAAGYEALWNGRHRLAGRSGLSVPTVERLLHRYGSGVEDLLDMIIADPGLGRALDGAPGYLKAEAVYAASHEQALHLEDVLTRRTHIFMEERDRGLAAAPEVAALIAPTLGWDDDAVRRETERYRLQAEAEMAAEKQPDDATAEVILHSVPDPSAHAGAAGANP, from the coding sequence ATGAGCGAGAACGAATACGACGTGCTGGTCATCGGCGGCGGAGTCGTCGGCGCGGGGGCCGCGCTCGACGCGGTGTCGCGGGGCCTGACGGTCGCGTTGATCGAGGCCCGTGACTGGGCGGCCGGCAGTTCGAGCCGGTCCAGCAAGCTGATCCACGGTGGCCTGCGCTACCTGGAGCAGCTGGACTTCCGGCTCGTGCGGGAGGCGCTCAAGGAGCGTCACCTGCTGCTGACCCGCCTGGCGCCCCATCTTGTCCGGGCCGTCCCGTTCCTCTTCCCGCTCAGGCACCGGATCTGGGAACGGTTCTACATCGGCGCCGGCATGACCCTTTACGACCTCCTGGGGGGCCTCAGGCCGGTCGTCCCGCGCCACCGGCATCTGAGCCGGCGCCGCGCCCTGAAGGAGGCTCCCGCGCTCCGGCCCGACGCCCTCATTGGCGCCCTGCAGTACTTCGACGCGCAGACCGACGACGCGCGCATGACGCTGACGATCGCCCGGACGGCCGCGCGGTACGGCGCCGCCGTCGTGAACAGGGCACGCGCGACCGGCCTGCTCCGCGAGGGAGGCCGGGTCGCGGGGGCGCGGGTGCTGGATCTCGAGACCGGCCGGGAGATCACCGTCCGCGCGCGCCAGGTGATCAGCGCCACCGGCGTCTGGACCGACGAGACCCTCGAGATGGCCGGTGCCGGGGAGACCCGGACCATGAAGCCGTCGAAGGGCGTCCACATCGTCGTGCCGCGCGACCGGATCGCCCTCCGCACCGCGATGATCCTCCGGACCGAGAAGAGCGTGCTCTTCGTGATCCCGTGGGGGCATTACTGGATCATCGGGACCACGGACACGCAGTGGAGCCTCGACAAGGGCCGCCCCGTGGCGAGCCGCGCCGACATCGACTACCTGCTCGACCACGTCAACGCGGTGCTGCGCCGCCCGCTGACCCATGACGACATCGAAGGCGTGTACGCCGGGCTCCGCCCCCTGCTCGCCGGCAGCGCGGCGAACACCGCGAAGCTCTCGCGTGAGCACCTGGTCGCCAATCCCGTCCCGGGCCTGGTGATCGTCACCGGCGGCAAGTACACCACCTACCGCGTGATGGCCGAGGACGCCGTCGACATGGCGGTGCGAGAGCTCGGCGCCGACGTGGCCGGGTCGGTCACCCACCGGGTGCCCCTTCTGGGTGCGGCCGGATACGAGGCGCTGTGGAACGGCCGGCACCGTCTGGCCGGGCGTTCCGGGCTGAGCGTCCCCACCGTGGAACGGCTCCTGCACCGCTACGGGTCGGGGGTCGAGGACCTGCTGGACATGATCATCGCCGACCCCGGGCTGGGGCGGGCGCTCGACGGAGCCCCGGGCTACCTGAAGGCCGAGGCCGTCTACGCGGCATCGCACGAACAGGCCCTCCACCTGGAGGACGTGCTGACCCGCCGTACGCACATCTTCATGGAGGAGAGGGACCGCGGCCTCGCCGCCGCGCCCGAGGTGGCCGCCCTCATCGCCCCGACCCTCGGCTGGGACGACGACGCGGTGCGGCGCGAGACGGAGCGCTACCGGCTGCAGGCCGAGGCGGAGATGGCCGCGGAGAAGCAGCCGGACGACGCGACGGCGGAGGTGATCCTGCACAGCGTCCCGGACCCGTCCGCCCACGCGGGCGCGGCCGGGGCGAATCCTTAG
- a CDS encoding serine/threonine-protein kinase, with protein sequence MPGSESMAGIVGGWERAQAVLAGRYRLDELIGRGGTGEVWRGHDLRPGWPVAVKILSPQVTDVSMRERFAREARTAARVVHPNVVTVFDVGEHEGRPFLVMELLTGRDLATELAEDGPPGISAMCRLAGQAAVGLDAAHRAGVVHRDVKPANLHRSGDGALKVVDFGTARVATEAATRLTSGGDVVGTAAYLSPEQILGEAGDAASDLYALGCVCYELLCGRPPFVGPAADLISQHVRSLPEPPRRHRPDVPVELERLVLALLEKDPAARPPSGEVVRRVLAGVARQVAPRARDGAAPPPPEPEPGPPARAWTTEAPSTRAWTTEAPSTRAWTTEAPSTRARSTEAPSTRARSTEAPSTRARSTEALSTEARSTEVRSREVRRVDARSTEAPSTRAWTAEARSTEAGAARDWTAEARSTEVWAAEAWTARARTGEAARSAESVPGRLRGWHVGAGLGVLAALVAGALWTSAPPDPAGSAAAAITSAAPSATRSGPSGLPSAPPSPSRTASQSVSAAPSPAPSRTAAAQGWRARLLALSRAVTEQERRGGIDRKLARKIRGKIAKIAGKLQEGKGGDARDELRELGRDLAEARRKGRLASEGPLLTFLRDSGFALASPPRGRGSDDD encoded by the coding sequence TTGCCGGGCTCGGAATCGATGGCGGGGATCGTGGGCGGTTGGGAACGGGCGCAGGCCGTGCTGGCCGGCCGGTATCGGCTGGATGAGCTGATCGGCCGGGGCGGTACGGGCGAGGTGTGGCGCGGTCATGACCTGCGGCCGGGCTGGCCGGTGGCGGTCAAGATCCTGTCGCCGCAGGTGACCGACGTCTCGATGCGGGAGCGGTTCGCCCGGGAGGCGCGGACCGCCGCGCGGGTCGTCCACCCCAATGTGGTGACGGTGTTCGACGTGGGCGAGCACGAGGGCCGGCCGTTCCTGGTCATGGAGCTGCTGACCGGCCGCGACCTCGCCACCGAGCTGGCCGAGGACGGCCCGCCGGGCATCTCCGCGATGTGCCGCCTGGCGGGGCAGGCCGCGGTCGGGCTGGACGCCGCGCATCGGGCCGGGGTCGTGCACCGCGACGTCAAGCCGGCCAACCTGCACCGGAGCGGGGACGGCGCGCTCAAGGTGGTCGACTTCGGTACGGCCCGCGTCGCGACCGAGGCCGCGACGCGGCTGACCTCCGGGGGAGACGTCGTCGGCACGGCCGCCTACCTGTCGCCCGAGCAGATTCTCGGCGAGGCGGGGGACGCGGCATCCGACCTGTACGCGCTCGGCTGCGTCTGCTACGAGCTGCTGTGCGGGCGCCCGCCGTTCGTCGGACCGGCGGCGGACCTGATCTCCCAGCACGTGCGGAGCCTTCCGGAGCCACCCCGCCGCCACCGCCCGGACGTCCCGGTGGAGCTGGAGCGGCTGGTGCTGGCCCTGCTGGAGAAGGACCCCGCCGCGCGGCCCCCCAGCGGGGAGGTCGTCCGCCGGGTGCTGGCCGGGGTCGCCCGCCAGGTGGCGCCCCGCGCCCGTGACGGCGCGGCGCCCCCTCCTCCGGAGCCCGAGCCGGGTCCGCCCGCGCGGGCCTGGACCACGGAAGCTCCGTCCACGCGGGCCTGGACCACGGAAGCTCCGTCCACGCGGGCCTGGACCACGGAAGCTCCGTCCACGCGGGCCCGGAGCACGGAAGCTCCGTCCACGCGGGCCCGGAGCACGGAAGCTCCGTCCACGCGGGCCCGGAGCACGGAAGCTCTGAGCACGGAGGCTCGAAGCACGGAGGTCCGGAGCAGGGAAGTCCGGCGCGTGGATGCCCGGAGCACGGAAGCTCCGTCCACGCGGGCCTGGACGGCGGAGGCTCGGAGCACGGAAGCCGGGGCCGCGCGGGACTGGACGGCGGAGGCGCGGAGCACGGAGGTGTGGGCGGCGGAGGCGTGGACGGCGCGGGCCCGTACCGGGGAGGCCGCCCGGAGCGCGGAGTCCGTGCCGGGCCGCCTGCGGGGGTGGCACGTCGGGGCGGGGCTGGGCGTGCTCGCCGCCCTCGTGGCCGGAGCCCTGTGGACGTCGGCCCCGCCGGACCCGGCGGGATCGGCCGCCGCCGCGATCACGTCCGCGGCGCCTTCCGCGACGCGGTCCGGGCCGTCCGGGCTGCCGTCCGCACCGCCGTCGCCGTCGCGGACCGCCTCGCAGAGCGTGTCCGCGGCCCCGTCACCGGCCCCCAGCCGGACCGCGGCGGCACAGGGATGGCGGGCACGCCTGCTGGCCCTCAGCCGTGCCGTCACCGAGCAGGAACGCCGCGGGGGCATCGACCGCAAGCTGGCCCGCAAGATCCGGGGGAAGATCGCCAAAATCGCCGGGAAGCTCCAGGAGGGCAAGGGCGGGGACGCCCGTGACGAGCTGCGCGAGCTCGGCCGCGACCTGGCCGAGGCCCGGCGGAAGGGCAGGCTCGCCTCCGAGGGGCCCCTCCTCACCTTCCTGCGCGACTCCGGGTTCGCCCTCGCCTCCCCGCCGCGCGGCCGCGGTTCCGACGACGACTAG
- a CDS encoding maleylpyruvate isomerase family mycothiol-dependent enzyme has protein sequence MTSPSKDRLADLDPFDIFDTEAARLDRYFSRLDDEGWRRPSRCAGWSVRDVLGHLAGEELYNHACLDGDVPGFSAMLGREGVTGGFDGFNDWCVRRGRGMPVEEVLQEWRRANGETRERMRSLGRDAELPTMAGPYPVGLQTFHYDSEYATHADDVGAPMADDEADGRARWRAEVASFVLGEQGSEAQVELTAERVWVHAAGMSAQLPVSVFVEATVGRLPDDHPIDRRLRAVLRCLA, from the coding sequence ATGACCTCACCATCGAAGGATCGGCTGGCCGATCTCGACCCCTTCGACATCTTCGACACCGAGGCGGCCCGCCTGGACCGTTACTTCTCCCGGCTCGACGACGAGGGCTGGCGGCGCCCCTCGCGGTGCGCGGGCTGGTCGGTGCGCGACGTCCTGGGGCACCTGGCCGGCGAGGAGCTCTACAACCACGCCTGCCTGGACGGCGACGTCCCGGGTTTCTCCGCGATGCTCGGACGCGAGGGCGTCACCGGCGGCTTCGACGGCTTCAACGACTGGTGCGTACGGCGCGGCCGCGGCATGCCCGTCGAGGAGGTGCTCCAGGAGTGGCGGCGCGCGAACGGCGAGACGCGCGAGCGCATGCGCTCGCTCGGCCGCGACGCGGAACTGCCGACCATGGCCGGGCCGTACCCGGTGGGCCTGCAGACCTTCCACTACGACTCCGAGTACGCCACGCACGCCGACGACGTGGGAGCTCCCATGGCGGACGACGAGGCCGACGGACGGGCCCGGTGGCGGGCCGAGGTGGCGAGCTTCGTGCTGGGGGAGCAGGGCTCGGAGGCGCAGGTCGAGCTGACCGCCGAACGGGTCTGGGTGCACGCGGCCGGTATGAGCGCGCAACTGCCCGTCTCCGTGTTCGTCGAGGCGACGGTCGGCCGGCTGCCGGACGACCACCCGATCGACCGCAGGCTCAGGGCGGTCCTGCGCTGCCTGGCCTGA
- a CDS encoding nuclear transport factor 2 family protein, giving the protein MGELTRQAVERYVEALNRHDPGEIAACVTPGFHNEHTSEAGVSLHGRDAYRERLKVFLSEFAGLRYEIEDLIVDGLRAAVPYRMSFTYRGRPVVIRGMFRFEVADGLIAHRVDYWDGAEFTRQTSR; this is encoded by the coding sequence GTGGGGGAGCTGACCAGGCAGGCGGTCGAGCGCTACGTCGAGGCGCTCAACAGGCACGACCCCGGCGAGATCGCCGCCTGCGTCACCCCCGGCTTCCACAACGAGCACACCTCCGAGGCCGGGGTCAGCCTGCACGGCAGGGACGCCTACCGCGAGCGCCTCAAGGTGTTCCTGTCGGAGTTCGCCGGACTGCGTTACGAGATCGAGGACCTGATCGTGGACGGGCTCCGGGCGGCGGTGCCGTACCGGATGAGCTTCACCTACCGGGGGCGGCCCGTCGTCATCCGCGGGATGTTCCGCTTCGAGGTCGCCGACGGCCTCATCGCTCACCGGGTCGACTACTGGGACGGTGCGGAGTTCACCCGCCAGACGTCCCGCTGA
- a CDS encoding VOC family protein — MLEKKLTEARWTHIALPCCDVDKAIEFYTTMTPLVVVARHADKDGRNVWLSNDKQVETPFVLVLVEFAKDRGTRQPQLTPFAHLGMEVPGREDVDRIAAEAREMGCLHWEPMELPAPVGYICALKDPDGNVVEISHNQQVFEEVRTLWGS; from the coding sequence GTGCTTGAGAAGAAGCTCACCGAGGCGCGCTGGACGCACATCGCACTGCCCTGCTGCGACGTGGACAAGGCGATCGAGTTCTACACCACCATGACCCCGCTGGTGGTGGTCGCCCGCCACGCGGACAAGGACGGGCGCAACGTCTGGCTCTCCAACGACAAGCAGGTGGAGACGCCGTTCGTGCTGGTGCTGGTGGAGTTCGCCAAGGACAGGGGGACGCGGCAGCCGCAGCTCACCCCGTTCGCGCACCTCGGCATGGAGGTGCCCGGCCGCGAGGACGTGGACCGGATCGCCGCCGAGGCGCGGGAGATGGGCTGCCTGCACTGGGAGCCGATGGAGCTGCCGGCGCCGGTCGGCTACATCTGCGCGCTGAAGGACCCCGACGGCAATGTCGTGGAGATCTCGCACAACCAGCAGGTCTTCGAAGAGGTCCGGACCCTGTGGGGGAGCTGA
- a CDS encoding response regulator produces MIRVVLADDESVVRAGVRMILAADPGIEVVAEAGDGRTLVELVREHRPDVALVDIRMPDLDGLAATTEIRRTVPGTAVLIMTTFGRDSYIARALADGAAGFLLKTGDPREFLLAVRAAAEGGAYLSPRVAARVIGELAGDRLARGSAARERIDVLTRREREVLGLVGAGLSNAEIARRLHLVEGSVKTYVSTILGRLGVRNRVQAAVLAHEAGLADLG; encoded by the coding sequence TTGATCCGGGTGGTGCTGGCCGACGACGAGAGCGTGGTCCGCGCGGGGGTGCGGATGATCCTGGCGGCCGATCCCGGCATCGAGGTGGTCGCCGAGGCCGGCGACGGGCGGACGCTGGTCGAGCTGGTCCGCGAGCACCGGCCGGACGTCGCCCTGGTCGACATCCGCATGCCGGATCTCGACGGGCTCGCCGCGACCACCGAGATCCGCCGGACCGTGCCCGGGACGGCGGTGCTGATCATGACGACCTTCGGCAGGGACTCCTACATCGCGCGGGCGCTCGCCGACGGCGCCGCGGGGTTCCTGCTCAAGACCGGGGACCCGCGCGAGTTCCTGCTGGCGGTGCGGGCGGCGGCCGAGGGCGGCGCGTACCTGTCGCCCAGGGTGGCCGCACGGGTGATCGGCGAGCTGGCCGGCGACCGCCTGGCCCGCGGGTCCGCCGCCCGCGAGCGGATCGACGTGCTCACCCGGCGCGAGCGTGAGGTCCTGGGGCTGGTCGGCGCGGGCCTGTCCAACGCGGAGATCGCCCGGCGCCTGCATCTGGTCGAGGGCAGCGTGAAGACGTACGTCAGCACGATCCTGGGCCGGCTCGGCGTGCGCAACCGCGTGCAGGCCGCCGTCCTCGCCCACGAGGCCGGGCTGGCCGACCTCGGCTAG
- a CDS encoding tetratricopeptide repeat protein, whose product MRKTPMNPAGNDVHPRPGEQAGDGGEQEHGQITGLTRLLELQREAGDREAALATARQVLERARRLSAHRLTVATALRELREELVTGELWDEAREVAVETVQAYAALSAEDPGQRFWHALALDEVAGIDLKLGEPAGALQAVLTSTGMYRALAGEDPAFYRPELLRSLHNLRHVHRELGRLGDATGAMRQAVDLCRATRDDDPGWTPKLARALDCLGRDLEESGQTEAAVAAMKESVALYGDCPDSEETRADIHERLGIVLNAMDRNAEAVEAAAASAALLREIGDPTRLATALHNLGICLQNAGRTVEAVEAVREAAEVFQRLYDEDPGWAAGLAGALGYLGLLREAREQFERAVTSGERAVSLLERLHAAGEGDHGHELAQALHHLGRYHERLERPERAFACLERALALYGELAQRAPERFRSGLAGAWVAQSVYLALLGRPGEAVTAAQLAADLYGGAAPAGAEQRAGMAEALSHLGDRAANAGHPERAVRATARSVELYEDLAALDPDRYLGRLADELDSLAVRHCDQEDHEKALPLLERAAATWEDLGHDGKLAVTLRRQLLVLSCLHRDTEAVTDRLLETADDPVDAFTTLGEQLIGVQHREAALEHLIRAATLWEIVAMRQPDAPPAPYARALSLMATCLDDLLRLDEAVAAQRKAVEILTSVVGEEPEHLPLLSWALGELADYLRQTGRSDEALGHRRRAVEIDSGLAARDPALHRRSLAGSLTDLGHLLADLGDQAEADGVLARARLLSATLPEAGQAP is encoded by the coding sequence GTGAGGAAGACACCGATGAACCCGGCCGGGAACGACGTCCACCCGCGCCCCGGGGAGCAGGCCGGCGACGGCGGGGAGCAGGAGCACGGGCAGATCACCGGGCTGACCCGGCTCCTCGAACTGCAGCGGGAGGCGGGCGACCGCGAGGCCGCCCTCGCCACCGCGAGGCAGGTGCTGGAGCGGGCCCGCCGGCTGTCCGCGCACCGTCTCACCGTCGCCACGGCCCTGCGGGAACTCCGGGAGGAGCTGGTCACGGGCGAGCTGTGGGACGAGGCGCGGGAGGTGGCCGTCGAGACCGTCCAGGCGTACGCCGCGCTCAGCGCGGAGGATCCGGGCCAGCGCTTCTGGCACGCCCTGGCCCTGGACGAGGTGGCCGGGATCGACCTGAAGCTGGGCGAGCCCGCCGGCGCGCTGCAGGCCGTACTGACGTCGACCGGGATGTACCGGGCACTCGCGGGCGAGGACCCGGCCTTCTACCGCCCGGAGCTGCTGCGCTCCCTGCACAACCTCAGGCACGTCCACCGTGAGCTCGGCCGGCTCGGGGACGCCACCGGCGCGATGCGCCAGGCCGTCGACCTCTGCCGCGCGACCCGCGACGACGACCCCGGCTGGACCCCGAAACTGGCCCGCGCCCTCGACTGCCTCGGCAGGGACCTTGAGGAGAGCGGGCAGACCGAGGCCGCGGTCGCCGCGATGAAGGAGTCCGTGGCGCTCTACGGGGACTGCCCGGACAGCGAAGAGACCCGGGCCGACATCCATGAGCGGCTGGGGATCGTCCTCAACGCGATGGACCGGAACGCGGAGGCGGTCGAGGCCGCCGCCGCGTCCGCCGCGCTGCTGCGGGAGATCGGCGACCCGACGCGGCTGGCGACCGCCCTGCACAACCTCGGCATCTGCCTCCAGAACGCCGGCCGGACCGTGGAGGCGGTGGAGGCGGTGCGCGAGGCGGCCGAGGTCTTCCAGCGGCTCTACGACGAGGATCCCGGCTGGGCGGCCGGCCTGGCCGGCGCCCTGGGCTACCTGGGTCTGCTGCGGGAGGCCCGCGAGCAGTTCGAGCGCGCCGTCACCTCGGGCGAGCGCGCCGTGAGCCTGCTGGAGCGCCTGCACGCCGCCGGGGAGGGGGACCACGGCCACGAGCTCGCCCAGGCGCTGCACCACCTGGGCCGCTACCACGAGCGGCTGGAACGGCCGGAGCGGGCGTTCGCGTGCCTGGAGCGGGCCCTGGCGCTGTACGGGGAGCTGGCCCAGCGCGCCCCGGAGCGTTTCCGCTCCGGCCTGGCCGGCGCGTGGGTCGCGCAGAGCGTCTACCTGGCCCTGCTGGGCCGCCCCGGGGAGGCCGTGACCGCGGCGCAGCTCGCGGCCGACCTGTACGGCGGGGCCGCCCCGGCCGGGGCGGAGCAGCGGGCGGGGATGGCCGAGGCCCTGTCCCACCTGGGCGACCGGGCGGCGAACGCCGGGCACCCGGAGCGCGCCGTCCGGGCGACGGCCCGGTCCGTGGAACTCTACGAGGATCTCGCCGCGCTCGACCCGGACCGATACCTGGGCAGGCTGGCGGACGAGCTCGACAGCCTCGCCGTACGGCACTGCGACCAGGAGGACCACGAGAAGGCGCTGCCCCTGCTCGAACGGGCCGCCGCCACCTGGGAGGATCTCGGCCACGACGGCAAGCTCGCGGTGACGCTGCGCAGGCAGCTCCTCGTCCTGAGCTGCCTGCACCGCGACACCGAGGCGGTGACCGACAGGCTGCTGGAGACGGCGGACGACCCGGTCGACGCCTTCACCACGCTCGGCGAGCAGCTCATCGGCGTCCAGCACCGGGAGGCGGCCCTGGAGCACCTGATCCGGGCGGCCACGCTGTGGGAGATCGTCGCGATGCGGCAGCCGGACGCCCCGCCGGCCCCCTACGCCCGCGCGCTCAGCCTCATGGCCACCTGCCTGGACGACCTGCTCCGTCTCGACGAGGCCGTCGCGGCCCAGCGGAAGGCGGTGGAGATCCTCACCTCCGTCGTCGGGGAGGAGCCCGAGCACCTGCCCCTTCTCTCCTGGGCGCTCGGCGAGCTGGCCGACTACCTGCGCCAGACGGGCCGCTCCGACGAGGCGCTCGGCCACCGCCGCCGGGCCGTCGAGATCGACAGCGGGCTCGCCGCGCGGGACCCGGCCCTCCACCGCCGCTCCCTCGCCGGCTCGCTGACCGACCTGGGCCACCTCCTGGCGGATCTCGGTGACCAGGCGGAGGCCGACGGGGTGCTGGCCCGTGCCCGCCTGCTCAGCGCCACGCTGCCGGAGGCCGGGCAGGCCCCCTGA
- a CDS encoding phosphatase PAP2 family protein — protein sequence MSDRIDGVPDISAELYRDITEFARSTPSWFQALAEIGTEAVLLAFAALLLGAWWRARRADARTMALALLAPAATVVAYVISELFKNLVAEDRPCRVLRGVSALADCPPYGDWSFPSNHATLAAAAAAGLVIAWRRTAPYVLAAAALGAFSRVFVGVHYPHDVIGGCLLGAAVVPLLMLALTPPLTPWVERLRSRGALRPALTATGAAGRTGRAGRG from the coding sequence GTGAGCGATCGGATCGACGGCGTGCCCGACATCAGCGCCGAGCTGTACCGCGACATCACCGAGTTCGCGCGGAGCACCCCGTCCTGGTTCCAGGCCCTGGCCGAGATCGGCACGGAGGCCGTGCTGCTGGCCTTCGCGGCCCTGCTTCTCGGCGCCTGGTGGCGGGCCCGGCGCGCGGACGCCCGGACGATGGCGCTGGCCCTGCTCGCCCCTGCCGCGACGGTGGTGGCCTATGTGATCAGCGAGCTGTTCAAGAATCTCGTGGCGGAGGACCGGCCGTGCCGCGTCCTGCGCGGCGTCTCCGCCCTCGCCGACTGCCCCCCGTACGGGGACTGGTCCTTCCCCAGCAACCACGCGACGCTCGCCGCCGCCGCGGCGGCCGGCCTCGTCATCGCCTGGCGGCGGACCGCCCCCTACGTCCTGGCCGCGGCCGCGCTGGGGGCCTTCTCCCGGGTCTTCGTCGGCGTGCACTACCCGCACGACGTCATCGGGGGCTGCCTGCTCGGCGCGGCCGTGGTCCCGCTGCTGATGCTGGCCCTGACGCCCCCGCTCACCCCGTGGGTGGAGCGCCTGCGGAGCCGGGGCGCGCTCCGCCCGGCGCTCACCGCGACGGGAGCCGCGGGCCGTACCGGACGCGCCGGCAGGGGCTAG
- a CDS encoding aldo/keto reductase: MNHRTLGRTGIQVSPLCLGTMMLGAWGNSDPDECVRIVGTALDAGINMIDTADVYAFGESEEIVGRAIRRRRDEVVLATKFNSPMDDSPGRRGNSRRWIMRAAEDSLRRLGTDWIDLYQVHRPDPLTDIDETLGALSDLIRQGKVRAIGTSSFPVEEIVEAQWVAERRQRERFATEQLSYSILARHAEAAVLPVAERHNLGVLAWSPLNGGWLTGKYRPGTPPPADSRAMRNADHFDFRAEEVRARKLYLTGRLATLAAEAGISMIHLALGFVLSHRAVTAAVIGPRTLEQLTGQLGADAVRLSPDVLDAIDELVPPGTNVSPDDVGHVPPALTDPALRRR, from the coding sequence GTGAACCATCGCACGCTTGGCCGTACCGGCATCCAGGTCAGCCCGCTCTGTCTCGGCACGATGATGCTCGGGGCCTGGGGGAACAGCGATCCCGACGAGTGCGTGCGCATCGTCGGCACCGCGCTCGACGCGGGTATCAACATGATCGACACCGCCGACGTCTACGCCTTCGGCGAGAGCGAGGAGATCGTCGGCCGGGCCATCAGGCGCCGCAGGGACGAGGTCGTGCTCGCGACGAAGTTCAACAGCCCGATGGACGACTCGCCCGGCCGGCGCGGCAACTCCCGGCGCTGGATCATGCGGGCCGCCGAGGACAGCCTGCGCCGCCTGGGCACCGACTGGATCGACCTGTACCAGGTTCACCGGCCCGACCCGCTCACCGACATCGACGAGACCCTCGGCGCCCTGTCCGACCTCATACGGCAGGGCAAGGTGCGGGCGATCGGCACCTCCTCGTTCCCGGTCGAGGAGATCGTCGAGGCCCAGTGGGTCGCGGAACGCCGCCAACGCGAGCGGTTCGCCACCGAGCAGCTCTCCTACTCGATCCTGGCCCGGCACGCCGAGGCCGCCGTGCTGCCGGTGGCCGAGCGCCACAACCTGGGCGTGCTGGCCTGGAGCCCTCTGAACGGCGGCTGGCTGACCGGCAAATACCGCCCCGGCACGCCACCGCCCGCCGACTCCCGGGCCATGCGCAACGCCGACCACTTCGACTTCCGGGCCGAGGAGGTCCGTGCCCGCAAGCTCTACCTCACCGGCAGGCTGGCCACCCTGGCCGCCGAGGCGGGCATCTCGATGATCCATCTCGCCCTGGGCTTCGTGCTCTCCCACCGCGCCGTCACCGCCGCGGTGATCGGCCCGCGCACGCTGGAGCAGCTCACCGGCCAGCTCGGGGCCGACGCCGTACGGCTCTCACCGGACGTCCTCGACGCGATCGACGAGCTCGTCCCGCCGGGCACGAACGTGAGCCCCGACGATGTCGGCCACGTCCCCCCCGCCCTGACCGACCCCGCCCTGCGCCGGCGCTGA